ctcatttcgctttcgaataaaaacccatttgtatccaacaggttttacaccttcaggtgtaaggactataggtccaaaaacattacgtttatttagcgaatccaattcaacctggatggcatctttccattttatccaatcctgccgatttttacattcaccaaaagattttggttcatgatcttcattatcatttatgatgtcgattgccacattataagaaaatatatcatcaatttcttctatatcttttcggttccatatttttccagtattaatataattgatagagatttcatgattctcgtcagtttgtggttctgacaaaacattttcatcatcatgtgtttcttcaggaacatcattctctattttgtgatcattatgtgtttcttcaggaacatcattctctattttgtgatcattgtgtttctctatgaattttctttttcgaggatttttatccttggaaccaactggccttccacgcttcaggcgtttaatgacatcatgactatcttcaatttgtttcttcggaatttcaattcgagcaggggcatttgcagcatgtatatatgatttagttaccccttttgtgtctgcaaatgcatctggtatttgatttgctattctttgcaagtgcacaatttgctgtacatctttttcacattgttttgttcttggatccagatgtaacaatgatgatacataccatgtaatttctttttcggtatgtttctgttctccccctaacattgggaagatttcctcattaaaatgacaatcagcaaaacgtgctgtgaacacgtcgcctgtctgtggttcaagatatcgaatgatcgatggactatcataaccaatataaattccaatctttctttgaggtcccattttctttcgttgaggtggtgcaataggcacatacaccatacatccaaaaattctcagatgagaaatgtctggttctttaccaaatgcaagctgcaatggggagtatttatgatatgcacttggtctgatgcgaattaatgaagcagcatgtaaaattgcatgtccccatatagaaatagggagctttgttttcataatcattggtctagcaatcatttgcagacgtttaatcaatgattcagccaatccattttgagtatgtacatgagcaacaggatgctcaacaatgattcccatagacatacaataatcattgaaagtctgggaagtaaattcaccagcattatcaagtctaattttcttgattgtataatcgggaaattgattcctcaattttattatttgagcaagtaatcttgcaaatgcaacatttcgagttgacaataaacatacatgtgaccatctgctggaggcatcaatcaataccataaagtatctgaatggtccacatggtggatggattggtccacaaatatcaccctgaatacgttcaagaaacattggtgattcagtttggattttggctggtgatggtcttataataagttttccaagagaacatgctttacattgaaacttattattctgaaagatcttctggtctttcaatggatgaccatgtgtattttctataattcttcgcatcattgttgaaccaggatgtcctaatcgatcatgccaattggttaatattgaagaattatcaattaccatgtttgattcaatgggacgtatatgtgtataatgcaatccagtagggagcattggtagtttttcaatcacatatttctttcctgatttatatgtggtaagacacatatatttctcattcccttcattcattgtttgagtatcatacccatgggaatatatatcattaaaactcaacaaatttcttttcgattgtggtgaatataaagcatcattgatcaaaaattttgtaccattaggtaacaaaaattgtgctttaccccaacttttaatcaagtctacaggacctgatattgtattcaccattgtttttgttggttttagttccaagaaatatcttttatctcggaggatagtgtgcgttgtaccactatcaggtatgcaaacttcagcttggttcgtagcattttccatatttgaacttcaaaaaaatatgcaatgaaataaaattattgacaataaaatacaatacaatataacacactataaaacattatcatacgaatacataaaaaataaaatattttacatatttattccaccatcaaattgatcattatctgagaaatcaatcagaaaatctccagcatcaaaatgagttgaaccactcaaaggttcactgtgttcagtaaagttggtctccttttctttcccctttattgattctttataaagtttacaaaggtgctcaggggctcgacaaatacgggaccaatgtcctggagtaccacatctgaaacaagaactttcaaatctttttgagtgattctcattaacactcatattctcttgatgccttttcggtgggtggtttgggacgttcttttgagatgagttatagaaataactatctcgattattttcaaaaccacggccgcgtccacgaccacgaccacttccacgtccacgtccacgtccacgaccacgaccacgacctcgattttgtcctcgaccaaaatcttgtctgtaactttgattttggtttccaggtttaaattcatttttgcttacagcatttacttctggaaatgctgttgatccagtgggtcgggactgatgatttctcattaatagctcgttgttcttttccgccacaagaagacaggcgatgagttcagaatatctcgcaaatccacgcactctatattgttgctgtagtgttatatttgatgcgtgaaacgtggaaaatgttttttcaagcatttccgattctgtaacctcatgtccacaaaattttaactgcgagattattctatacatcgctgaattgtaatcactgacttttttaaagtcttggaatcttaacatattccattcatcacgggcggtcggaagtataacttcccttatatgttcaaatctctcttttaatcctttccacagagccatgggatctttttcgatgagatattcacattttaaaccttcatcaaggtgtcgtcgtaaaaatattatagcttttgctttttcttgtgatgaagatataccattttctttaatggtctcgcttagacccaatgactcaagatgcatttctacatcaagagtccatggcatatagtttttcccagtaatatcaagagcgatgaattcgagctttgccaagtttgccatggtggtactaaaaattacgatgcattttattagttaatgaatattgcaatacaaagtaatggataaacaacaagtacaagtattcgtaaaaataaagaaaacacacgaggaggatattctccgataaatacaagactggtgagtatgataaccaaaataattaaaaataacctcgtgaaagccatcttctttttttcttcgaaaatttgatgaagaataatttttagagaagaagagaaagttggagtgattgaatgtatttgtgagattgtatttatagagcaaaaactagccgttttgttaccgtttattaccgttggtgtataagaaaataaatgtatgtatttgtataattttatggtaataatatggtgtatataatattagtcatatttaaataattatgtatatcatatcacattattataattaggtgtcataagttattttgtttaaaaaccttataggcttttatacttgtcgtatcccttaccgggagtgtgggatgtcgtcttaacatcctcccaggatttataacaagtttttgaaaaaattatttttattatttctaacaataacattatattatatattacatatataaacaataaataaataacagtaaaataaatattattacttttgttacctttttcttctgttcggagcttggaaaaatatggaggacttttagagcttcgtgctgatatcgtgttgtgaaaaagtaaaaatttacggtaaaaagtaaaaatctcaaactcttaaaattatcacactacacactttataatatttttctctcaactcaattgtgattttcttcacaaatgagagatctatttatagaaaatttttacaaataatccaaaaataaaatacatcattacctacatcatcacacactaattttcaatattcaacacctaattttacctaattttcaacattcaacattcacattttcaacacaaatattttttacatttttaaataatttttcaacagttTGTATGTTTATTCTTTTACTTATCAAAAAATATCGGACACATCTGCTATTTTTTAATGTTATAATAGTTTAGTGGATTAgttatatttaattgatttaaatagtaaaatatatTGGAAATGTTAGTTGaccaaatataaatatatactacactaaaaaaaaacattgaatTAACGACGAAATTTATAAAACTGTTTAGCGATGgtttattcaaattttgtaGTTAATTTTCAACTACTGTTTTAAACTCCGGCtggttgagttttttttttttagtgataTGACATATTACTAAGTAATATATGTAAAGGTTTTATTAATATCTTATTATCTAATATAATATACTTTTTGAATtaagttaaaattaaaatgtattaAATGTCGCATTTGCATATTTATTGACAAAAAATGTTCATATACTTCCGTAGCCATTATTCCCATGCCTCTACATCCAATTAGTTTTCTACTGAAAGATTTAGGTGTAACTTATAATGATAAATAACCAAATAAATACCCGAAAATGATATCGTAGATGTGTAAAAATCTTATTTATTGTACGTTCAGTAAAAGTACAGGTTTGAACACGCTTCTTAAATTTTACGTAAAATGCtaaagaaaatttcaaattgcaGTCATTTGATTTACAAGTCCCAGAAAGAGTTTCATGTGCTAAGTACATGTCTGATTGTAGAGCTATTTATGTTGTTTTGAATCAATTACTGTATGGAACTATCCCTTAAAAACATTCCTTCAATAAAAGGAGTATTAATCTCCTCGTTGGTTGTACTAAAAAATTACAGTGTGATTAACAGCGTCGATAAATGTTGCCCAAAAAATCTTCAAGATTGCAAATAAACCAGCAATTGACATCCACTAGCTATGGCCAAAGCACCTGAATTTGTTTCATCAGTTGCAATACATGACACCGGAACACCTGAAAAGTTCTAACCGTAAACAGATATTAATGATTGGGGAAAATCGAACAATAGGATACTAGAGTTCTCTCACATCCACGAAGATTTAAGTTCAACTATTTTAACTACTGTTTGCGAATTGAATATTAATCTatgcaaattaattttttaacaaactCTTTAACTTGTTCACATTCACATCCCGCATGGATGAGGTCCACCAATTACAACACGGGCATCATCATACTAGTTGAGTTCAAGAGAGGAACAAGGATAATTATAAAGTTGAAAAAAACCATTGACTGTGAAGTGCAAGCTGCTGCCTATTATTTTAACTGAACGGAAAAAAATCTCAATCTAAAAAGTTTTCGCCATCCCAAAAGAATCTGTCTCCCAATAATATTTATGAAGAGTATAAACAGCGATATCAGGAACCTAACAACGTAAAGGAAAGAAGAAACACCTTTAAACGAGTGCAAGGTTCCAAGTTTTGTTCCAGTAGATAATTCCCATTCATAGACCAATCCATCCCTGCTACCAATAATTCCATGACCAGAAGATGTCACAGCAGCAGCCCTGCATGGAAAATTTTCTATCAAAAGAATAAAATACAGTTCCCTTTATGTCAGAGATATCTTAGCGTCACTCGAGATCATCGGTTCCTTGATGGATTTTCAACAATAGAGTTGCCATGCACTTGTAGCATAGAACTAAGTTTGCCTTGAAGTTTTGGAATAGAAAGCGATATATATACCCTTGACTGATAGCACTTCCAATAATCACTGTGTTGTTGATGAGTAGAGCAAGCCTCCATTCTCCAAGTAGGTTTGCATGCCCAGCACTAGATTTACAATGTTGAGAATCTCGATCGACGATTGAGATCAGAAGCCAGACGGCCACATCTTTATCCTCTGTTGAAGATACATGGTTTTCGCTTCTTATTGTTTCTGAAAACGACTGTTTTGTGGCATACATGATTTTATCAATTATCTCTTCTGTCGTACTCTCTGACTTTCTCTGCCACTTGAAAATACCAGCAGGAACACACTTAATTATAGACGTGCCCGGGGAGGAGAACTTCGACACCATGTTGCGCTTAACAATATCCCTGTAAAATATGTAGAAAATATTCCATGAAAGAATATAAAGTGAAATGCAAAACAAAACTGTAGAGTCCATatggttttcttttgtttataaCAATAGACTACATCCTTTTTCAAGGCAGGTGGAGCCTGTTTCTTTTAGCATCTATATGAACAAATCAACTGTAAAGGTGAGATTAAACTGGGTCAAAATTGGTAAAATAGAAATCCGTATAgcactaaaaataatatatagctAAAACCATTCCACCATGATATGTGGTTTATCTGTAGCAAAATGCAAGAAACAGCCACTCCAAAGATGACTTATTGCTGATCTGGAAATTATTCTATCTATCCATTTTACCACTCAGTCCCAAAACATTGAATCCTGATGTTGTTAAGGTAAATATAACCATCCCGAAATTTCCACAAAAAGATTGCTTTTTGGGCCATCCAAATCGAAATCTCTcttacaagttttttttttttggtaaaaatttccaaattttaatgtaccagaaatttcaagaaaatttcaaattgcCCAAAATCTGCAAAATTTCGATCAAAATATTACAAAACTACATGTTCAAATTTGTAAAATGATATTCATATAGACAAtgacataaatataatttatatcatTCATTTCTCGTAGTAAGTTCATATACGCGAAACAAACCACTTGTTCTTTGAACAGTGAAGAGGAAAAGCAATCAAACAAGAAGGGGTCCGATCTTCCTCGATATCCATCTACATAGACAATAAGGTCCAATTTCATTCATTGAAATATCTATTGATCGAAATAGAAAATTCCTGAAGAATCTTAGGTTGGAACAAATTTCTAGTCAACCGTATACATTTCGATGGCAATACCTGTAATCAATATTTGCCTACTGGAATTGTGAAAGTGCAACAGTGAAAGCTTATTACCTCCATGCTTCTttttatctaaaattttgacataattcaatatcattagCTGAGTATTTCCAACATTTAActaataatttgtatgcattGGTATAAATATTAGAAGTACTCAAGGTTCATCACATTTTCCaactatatataaaaataaaattcactGATACTCAATAACTAGCAAAATTTCCATAAATTTACAGTTTTGAAATATATGTCAACTCTCAACGGCGACATGTACTTGCATGTATTTAAAGTTTCCCACCACAAACTCAAAGCACGAGACAAGTTATGCTAATTAAGTCGGTTTTCCCAAAACCATAAGAATTGCATAGCATGCCAAACAAAAATAAGAGAAGTATGCTAAATCAAAGGATAACATAAACAGGTAAAACCTAAGGCACGAGAATCACTTTAAAAGGACAAGCAAAGTACCATATGCCAAATTCCCCAAAACCATTGTGGCCGACAACAAGTACAGCAGAATTTGGAATCCTCTTCAACTCCACTAGACAAGGAAACATACAGTTAAATGTGGGTAAATACCAATTTTCTCTCTGTGCGCTGCAAGTTGAAAAGCTAGGTATTAGCATTCGAGATTCAcgccaaggaaatgaaaaaactGTGCTGTATAACGTGGATGTGAAAAGACCTCCAGCATTTTATCGTATGAtgattacatatataaataagttATAAATGATAACTTGTCAGTTTACACATAATAAAGTGGTCATATATAATTATAGGGAAACTCCAAATGGAAAAAGTGGGTTACATCTTATTGGGAGCTTCAACAAAAAATGTTACTATTATTTGTAACAAAAGTATGGCGATACTAAAGCTACATCAGTACTTGTCATTGACGCCGAGGAATGTGCGTAGGCACAATTCAGATGTTTGTTGTAACAGTTAGAGATATATCACATAGAATTCCAAAGAAAAAAGAATCTTTCATGGCTATCAAAAACAGTTGACACCACCCAGAATGACGAGAAGCAGAAGTGAGCCTAATAAAGTAAAATAGCAAAATTCTTTCATGCATGCAAATTTATCCCCAAAGTCGAAAACTTAAGCATTGTTCATCTACCAATAATTGCCATTCCTGCAGAAATATAAACCTGAAATGGATGAAATCACCTCCATGTAGAGTTCATGAGCCACAGCTTAAGCTTCCCGCCCTCCTCAGCAGCAAGAAGAAAACTAGGTTCACAAACTAATAAGCAGCAAACATCATGAGTTGTTTCCAATCTCGCTAATAGGGAAACATAACCACTGTTTAGTTGCACAATTTTAACTGCATTCTCCTCAACACAATCTGAAGTACAAGCCGCACACAAGCAATTCAATTTACCGTCTCTGTAACAAAGGCACAAATTAGTATAACAAGAATATTTGAAGCATATCGCATAGGTTGCCGAAGCATGAATGAATCAATTGGAAAGGTAAACTACTACCTACAGTACGGAGTTCTAATGCTGTTGAGTAAAACAAGCGCCTGCGTATCAGGGATGAACTGTAATAGAGAGCTCTCTAGTGCGACCTGCGGAACAAGTTGAGTGTCAAATATTCAACTATAAACAAGTTCTGTCAATCAGGCAACAAGTTATTGAATCATCCATCTTACATCTCCACCAAGTGGATTCCTTGAAAGTTGGAAAGCTATGGGCACATGACCAATGAAAAAAGGGCATCCCAGCCTTTTCCCTTTCTTTACGGCCTTGTAGACAAAGATGGTGCTCTCTTTGCGCTCCAAGGAGCCACATTTAACACATACATAAATATCATTCCCTTTTACAATCAGCTGTACCATCGAAATTGACATGGGTTGGATATAGCACGCAAAAAACTCAAGAAGACCCGGTAATTTTTCATTCACGTCCAATTGATTATTCAACTCTTCCATTTCATTAGTTTCAACCTCACTGCAGTAACAGTCTGTAGTTGGGATCTATAATTTTCAAGAATAATATTGATGGTCAGCTGTGTCCACTATAATTTGCAAAACTAGGCATGAGAATGTTAaaaaaatgaacatgtcatcaaCTGATCTTCAGTAGATCCAGCAGATTGAGCTAGAAATCTGTTCAAGTGCTCCATACCTTAGGTGGATCAACATCTGATAAACTTTTGCAGATTGTACTTTCAGATTCAGGAGTGTGTTTCGTTGTTGCAGCTCGAATAGCATGTAGCTTATCAGTGGTGTGGCTGACAGCACTGTCACTCCTTGGACTAGCAGTAATTTCCAATCGAGGAGCTAGTATAGCATCTGTAGTAGCCACTAACATAACATCTGATGTCCTAGTGGCTGTAACACGTAGAACACAAAATCCATTAcctaattgaaaattttatccATCGGTTGATAGGAGTAGAATATTACCATTTTTTGAGCACACAAAGTTATATTTTATCGATATGCATATATGAAGTTCAAACTTCAAGCTCAAATTTAGGTCCAAGAATCACACTAGACAGTAAAAAGATAAAAGAAGGGCCAAAACCCTGGTTCCacaacccccccccccccaaacaTTTTGTTTCAGCTGAAAAAGACTGCTATGGACCAAGAATGGCTAGTGCATACTCAGCAACAGAAAAAATAACTCGAATAttagaaaaaattatatatacaacTGCAAACTATAGAAAATTTCAACGCACAGGATCTCCACTAGCATAAATGCAAGAACCGTTTTATATCATACTTCATGAATCGATAGCAGGTATAGATATCAAACCATCACCACTTCCAGGCGTCTTACTTAAGTCAGATAGTATTTCATAACGAAGATTCAACTCACGTTCGTTAATTCCACCATTACAAATAGGTACATTCGCTTCTCTATTGTCTTGCAGCTGTGACTGAGTGTCTAGAACATTTAATAACTGACTGGCTTTGGTCAAATCAGGAAGCACATCTTGACAATCGACATTATCAAAAGTATCAGGTACCATAGTTTCCGTGTTCCCAAAAGTGGAGACAACTAAATCATCGCATATTCTGGGAACATGTGCCTTTTCCTTCTGTCTCTCCGGATTTGAATGTCTGGTTGGCTCCTTAGCTGCACGTTTATTAAAACAATCTGGAACATTAGAATGACTTTGCAAAAATAATGACAAATGCATCATATAGATGTGAAAAAATACCCCAGTAaaatgcaaaatgatgaagatAACAGGCGTATTTCAATCATCAAAGATAACAATTTACCAATTGCTGCATCATCAGTACAAGTATTAGACACACCATTTTTATCTTGCAATCTAAGAGGAGCTATCTCTAAAGGCTTCACACTTTTCTTTCTCTTTCTAGTGAATGTCTTGAGTAAAGGAAGAGCTCGAGGTAGTAGAACGGTCATCATTGACTTGGCTATATCTTCACCAACTGAATCAGTATCGCACTTTTCTGAGCTAGAATACAATGTTGATGTGCGTATTTCTTCTTCTGGAACTGAATCGGTTATCAACACCTCGGACTTAGCCACATTATTGTCCATTTCTTCTTTCACATTCCAAGGAAATTGCTCATGGTTAATTGAAGAAGGTACAGAAGAGTTATCTGCAAAAAGAAGCAAGTGTGGAAGTACATAAAAATGAGAATAAACATACCTCCAACATGATCCAAAGTGTCAGGTACACAAATATCAACATCCTTGACTATTGTCATGCTATGATGAACATTAGTTCCTCCATCAGTTTCTTCTGGTGTCGAGTCATTGAATTCTTGGATATCAGCAATTCTTGGTCCATCTTTCTGTCATTAAGATAGTGAAGATAAATTATTCCCTCACTGATATTTTgtagttaaataaaaattaactcaaGTCCAACCAATTTTAAAATCCGATTAGCAAAGCGCATAactattt
This genomic interval from Primulina huaijiensis isolate GDHJ02 chromosome 14, ASM1229523v2, whole genome shotgun sequence contains the following:
- the LOC140957763 gene encoding uncharacterized protein isoform X5, yielding MGKDEVWEKSDDIEIIAIGNMYTGSWDKKYWSSSRGKDRYPYPVGYKSIRNLNGITFKMEILQGPKGPSFTISSTDGKSCSGETPVIAWESFQKGCYRTKLGHRKRFSCKIDGAEFFGFKNAFVQRLLRELVANVSGTAEQGLLMSSISSRDCEAVYQLNDKGSVENHDLVPYLLKSHFTRKRSRTDKVVNDKRVNQTHVEQNQCKKYRQEANASNSRQTDKLTRSGSKCATTNEISGFCTSTEILGEQKLAKMIENETGPSTAERVARLDSVVMPEYLTVENSLSLGERELICSRNNLESGTDKVLKNHHPKDGPRIADIQEFNDSTPEETDGGTNVHHSMTIVKDVDICVPDTLDHVGDNSSVPSSINHEQFPWNVKEEMDNNVAKSEVLITDSVPEEEIRTSTLYSSSEKCDTDSVGEDIAKSMMTVLLPRALPLLKTFTRKRKKSVKPLEIAPLRLQDKNGVSNTCTDDAAIAKEPTRHSNPERQKEKAHVPRICDDLVVSTFGNTETMVPDTFDNVDCQDVLPDLTKASQLLNVLDTQSQLQDNREANVPICNGGINEPTRTSDVMLVATTDAILAPRLEITASPRSDSAVSHTTDKLHAIRAATTKHTPESESTICKSLSDVDPPKIPTTDCYCSEVETNEMEELNNQLDVNEKLPGLLEFFACYIQPMSISMVQLIVKGNDIYVCVKCGSLERKESTIFVYKAVKKGKRLGCPFFIGHVPIAFQLSRNPLGGDVALESSLLQFIPDTQALVLLNSIRTPYCRDGKLNCLCAACTSDCVEENAVKIVQLNSGYVSLLARLETTHDVCCLLVCEPSFLLAAEEGGKLKLWLMNSTWSAQRENWYLPTFNCMFPCLVELKRIPNSAVLVVGHNGFGEFGIWDIVKRNMVSKFSSPGTSIIKCVPAGIFKWQRKSESTTEEIIDKIMYATKQSFSETIRSENHVSSTEDKDVAVWLLISIVDRDSQHCKSSAGHANLLGEWRLALLINNTVIIGSAISQGAAAVTSSGHGIIGSRDGLVYEWELSTGTKLGTLHSFKELFRCSGVMYCN
- the LOC140957763 gene encoding uncharacterized protein isoform X6, producing MGKDEVWEKSDDIEIIAIGNMYTGSWDKKYWSSSRGKDRYPYPVGYKSIRNLNGITFKMEILQGPKGPSFTISSTDGKSCSGETPVIAWESFQKGCYRTKLGHRKRFSCKIDGAEFFGFKNAFVQRLLRELVANVSGTAEQGLLMSSISSRDCEAVYQLNDKGSVENHDLVPYLLKSHFTRKRSRTDKVVNDKRVNQTHVEQNQCKKYRQEANASNSRQTDKLTRSGSKCATTNEISGFCTSTEILGEQKLAKMIENETGPSTAERVARLDSVVMPEYLTVENSLSLGERELICSRNNLESGTDKVLKNHHPKDGPRIADIQEFNDSTPEETDGGTNVHHSMTIVKDVDICVPDTLDHVGDNSSVPSSINHEQFPWNVKEEMDNNVAKSEVLITDSVPEEEIRTSTLYSSSEKCDTDSVGEDIAKSMMTVLLPRALPLLKTFTRKRKKSVKPLEIAPLRLQDKNGVSNTCTDDAAIAKEPTRHSNPERQKEKAHVPRICDDLVVSTFGNTETMVPDTFDNVDCQDVLPDLTKASQLLNVLDTQSQLQDNREANVPICNGGINEPTRTSDVMLVATTDAILAPRLEITASPRSDSAVSHTTDKLHAIRAATTKHTPESESTICKSLSDVDPPKIPTTDCYCSEVETNEMEELNNQLDVNEKLPGLLEFFACYIQPMSISMVQLIVKGNDIYVCVKCGSLERKESTIFVYKAVKKGKRLGCPFFIGHVPIAFQLSRNPLGGDVALESSLLQFIPDTQALVLLNSIRTPYCRDGKLNCLCAACTSDCVEENAVKIVQLNSGYVSLLARLETTHDVCCLLVCEPSFLLAAEEGGKLKLWLMNSTWSGVEEDSKFCCTCCRPQWFWGIWHMGYC